The genomic window ACCCGGCCGACGCCCTGCGCTCGGGCACCTCCGGTGAAGTACTGGTGGAACTGAGCATCGGCACCGACGGCTCGGTCACCGACGCCCGCGTACTGCGCGCCACCCCGGCACGCGTTTTCGACCGCGAAGCCTTGAATGCGGTGAAGCGCTGGAAGTTCGAGCCGATCAACAGCCCGACCACCACGCGTCGTACCCTGGCGTTTGCGCCGAACAAGTAATTGGATTTTGTCTGCGAAAAAGCCCGGAGCGATCCGGGCTTTTTTTGTTTTTGTTTTTGTTTTTTGTAGTGCCGAGCCATGCTCGGCAGAGGCCTTGCCGGGAAAGCCCCTTGCCGAGCATGGCTCGGCACTACAGATTCGGCTTGCCGAGCATGGCTCGGCACTACGGGTGAAGCAAAAACAAAGGCCCGGATCGCTCCGGGCCTTCGCGGCTTTTGGTAGTGCCGAGCCACGCTCGGCAGAGGCCCTACCGGTAAAGCCCCTTGCCGAGCATGGCTCGGCACTACACATCACGCATCCGCCTTGCCGAGCATGGCTCGGCACTAGAGGGGCGTCTTGTCAGCCTGAGATCGCCAGGCGCTCCTGACGGTAACGCCATACCGCTACTGCCCACAGCAGTACCGCCAGCAATGCCGAGGCCGCCAGATACACCGCCCATTGCGTGGCCGATGGCATCTCGCCGCGCGTCACTTTCACCAGCATCTGGTTCTGCGACAGGAACGGCACCGCGTACTGCCACAGCTGGGTGTCCTTCAACGGGTAGGCCATCAAGGCATAGCCCGGCAGCATCGGCAGCAGCATCAGCCAGACCATATGGCTCTGTGCTTCCTTCATGCTCTTGGCGCTGGCTGACAGGCAGGTCAGCAGCGCAGTGCCGATCAGCACCAGCGGCAGCAGGATCACCAGCAGCTTGCCCATCGCCGCGAAGCTGACATCCAGCGAGCGCGCCGCGCCGCTGCCGATGCTGGCACTGATCTTGAACGAGATCAGGATCAACAACATCGAGGCCAAGCCCAGTACCACCGCCGCCAGCATCTTGCCGCTGACCAGCGCGCCGCGTGCGGCCGGCGTGGCCAGCAAGGGTTCCAGCGATTGCCGCTCACGCTCGCCGGCGGTGGTGTCCATCGCCAGGTGCGAGCCGCCGATGAAAGCGAACAGCATCAACACCAGCGGCAATACCACCGACAGGAAGATGCCGCGCTTGGCCTCGGCCGTTGCAAGATCACGTGTGCCGACATTGAGCGGTGCGGCCACCGCCGGATTGACGCCACGTGCCAGCAGACGCAGCGCGCCCACCGATTGCCCATAGGCTCCCAGCACACTGCGTACCCGTGCGATCTGCACGTCGCCGGTACGGCGGGTGGTATCGGCGACGATCTCCACCTTGGCCGGCTTGCCGGCCTGCCAGTCGGCGGCGAAGTTCTCATCGATCACCAAGGCCAGATCTTCGCGCTGGCTGCGGATCAGGGCTTCGTAGTCAGCAGTTGCTTCGGTGGCATTGATGCCGCGGCTGGCCAGGAAGGCGACCAGGTTCGGCGCGCGTGCAATGCCCATCACCGGGATGCTCAAGTCCTTCTCCAGCTGCGTTTCGGCACGCAGGTTGGTCAACTTGTTCATGCCCAGGAACAGCAAGGGGTAAAGCAGCGGTGCGGTCAGCAGGGTCAGCAGGAAGGTGCGCCGGTCGCGCGCGAAATCCCGCAGCTCCTTGCGCATCACCGTGAAGATGGCGCGGAAGTATCCAGTCTGGCTCATGCGTGCAGGCCCTCTTCGCTGCCGATCAGTTTCACGAACGCATCTTCCAGGTTGTTCTCGTGGGCCTGCTCGCGCAGTTCCTCCGGCGTGCCCTGCGCCACCACCCGGCCCTGGGCAACGATCACGATGCGGTCACACAAGGCGGCCACCTCCTGCATGATGTGGCTGGAGAAGATCACGCAGCGGCCTTCCTCGCGCAGTTCCTTGAGGAAGCCACGCAGGCCGCGGGTGGTCATCACGTCCAGGCCATTGGTCGGTTCGTCGAGGATGACGTTGCGTGGATCGTGGATCAGCGCGCGGGCGATCGCGGTCTTGGTGCGCTGGCCCTGGCTGAAGCCTTCGGTTGCACGATCGAGGAAATCCTCCATCTGCAATGCCTTGGCCAGGCGTGCGGTGCGCTCGACGATGGCGGCCGAACTCATGCCGTGCAGCTCGCCGAAGTAGTCGATGTTCTCGCGCGCGGTCAGGCGCTTATAGACACCACGCGCATCCGGCAGCACACCCAGACTGCGGCGCACCGCGTTGGGATCGACGGCGGCGTCGACGCCATCGACCAGCACGCGGCCGCTCTCCGGCGTCATCAGCGTGTACAGCATGCGCAGCGTGGTGGTCTTGCCGGCGCCGTTGGGGCCGAGCAGACCGGTGATCTGGCCGTCATGGGCGGTGAAGCCCACGTCATCCACGGCAATCACCGGCGTCTTGTCCTTGCCCTTGCCGGGGAAGGTCTTGCGGAGTCGTTCTGCAACGATCATGGAAGCGGATTCCTCAGTGATGCGGTGATGTCACGGTTCCCAGCCATTGAAGCTGGTGAACGGCGGCACGTAGTTGAGTTTTTCCAGGCAGGCACCGTCGAGCGCCTTCGGGTCGGTCTTTTCAATGAACTGCGCAAACAGCTTGGGCATGCAGCCGGCACCGATCACGTTGTGGCCCTGGCCACGCAGCACGAACAGGCGCGCGTTGGCCAGGTGCTTGACCACCTCCTCGCCATAGCGTGGCGGGGTGACCGGATCGAACTCGCCTTCCAGCACCAGCGCCGGCACCTTGCCCGACAGCGGCGTGTGGAAGTCGGCCGGTGCGGTGCCCTTCGGCCAGCTGGCACACATCGCGCTCATGCTTTCGGCCATCTGGTTGCCGAGCACGGTGTCCGCATCGGCGCTGTTGGCCACCATGCTTTCGTTGTCCTCGCTGCACACCACCGACAACTGCATGCCCATCGCCATGGCGTCCTTCATCTCGCCCTGCAGCATCTGCGTCAACGCCATCAGGTTGTCGTAGCGCCCGCCATTGGCTTCATGGATCAGCTTGGGCAGCAATGCGCCGGCAGCCGGCATATAGGCGTACATGCGCACCAGCCCGGCCACGGTTTCCGCACGCAGTTCGCCCTGCTGCTGCTCGCCGGTGCCGGCATCGCGGTACTGCACCGTCACCGGCTGCGCACGCAGCTTGGCCAGCAGCGCGTCCAGCTCGGCGCGTGGATCACCCAGCTTGTCCTTGCACGAGGCGGTCTTGGTGCATTGGGCGAACTGCAGCGCCAGTGCGTCATCCAGATTGCGCGCGAAGATGTTGCCCAGCTGCAGGCTGTTTGGCACCACCGAGTCGAGCACGATACTGCGCGTGGCCTGCGGGTGGCGCATCGCATACTGCTGCGCAACGCGGGTGCCGTAGCTGACCCCGACCAGGTTGATCTGCGGCGCGCCAATGGCCTGGCGCACCGCCTCCAGATCTGCCACCGCGTCGGTGGTGGTGTAGAAGCGCAGATCGGCCTTCTGCGACAACTGGGTGGCGCAGTTCTGTGCCGCGGCCTGCATCGCCGCGGTGCTGAAGTCGGCATCATCCGGCGTGTCGCAGGCCAGCAGATTGGATTTGCCGGTGCCGCGCTGGTCCACCAGGATCACGTTGCGGTGCTTGCGCACCTCGGCAAATGCCGGGTCCACCTGCGGATAGGTGGCAACCGCCGCCTGGCCCGGGCCACCAGCGAGGAAGAACACCGGGTCCGGCTGCAGGTCGCTCTCTTTCTCCGGGGCAAGCCAGGCGATGTTCAGTGCGATCTTGCGGCCCTGCGGGTTTGCCCGGTCTTCGGGCACTTCCAGCGTGGTGCACTGCGCTTCCAGGCTGTCGCCGCCGCCGTCCGTGCTCAGACTGCAGGGTTGGAAGTGCAGGCTGCCCAGCGTCTGCGGCTTGCCGGTGACAGCGCTTGCGGCAGCGGCCTGCGCTGCGGCAGGCGCGGGCGTGTCGGTTGACCGCACCAGGCGGTAGCCGACGATACCGGCGATCACGGCCAAGGCGAGGATGGTTTGGGTCTTGCGGGACATCATCGGAACAGCCCCTCACGGTTGAAGGAAAAGAACGGATCTACCTGCATCCAGACGCGGGCGCGGCAGCTATGTGACATCAGGAAAGAAAATTTCTTCGATGCGGCTTTCATACAGGCGGGCGATGCGGAATGCCAACGGCAGGCTGGGATCGTACTTGCCGGTCTCCAGCGCATTGATGGTCTGCCGCGAGACTTCGAGCCTCTCGGCCAACTCACCCTGTGACCAGCCCTTGGCCTCGCGCAGTTCGCGCAGTCGGTTATCCATGGCCGGCGCTCAGTTGTAGCGCCGCACGACCACGGCCTTGGCCAGCCCGTAGGCCAGGCAAACCAGCGGAAACACCCAGATCATTGCCGCACCGGCAGGAATGTCGATCACCTTGGCGACCTGCAGGAAGCCACCGGTCAGGTAGACCAGCGATATGAAACCGGTGGCGAAGCTGACCGCCTCCAGCTCGATGCGTTGCTGCAGTTCATCCACATCGCGGATGTAGCGGACCATCGCCCGCAGCATCAGCACGACCGGCGGCACCGGCAACAAGGCGACGAGTGCACGCAGCAGCGGTTCGTCCACCCGCTTGAGCAGCAGGCTCGATGCGATCAACAGCACCATATAGCCGGCCATGGCCAGCATCACCTCGCGGGTATAGCGCTTGCGCAGCTTGGCCGGCGCGGCGTCGCAGCCATCGGGCATCACGCGGCGCAGCAGCGCGGCCAAGCCCAGACCCAAGGCGATACCAAACAAAATGCCGGCAAACTTCGGCTGCGCGCCCATCGGCTGCCATAGCAGCAGGGCGCAAGCGAGCAATGCGGACGCGGCAGCCGCAAACAGCATGCCGACGGTCCAATAGCTGCGGCTCATCGCCCTGCCCCTTGCGCCAGCAGCTGCTGGCCGCAGGCGACGACGACGGTGATCGCGACAAACTGGCGGGCGACGGAACCCGTCGTCGTGGAACAGACAAGACAGCTGCAATGACGCATGGCCCAACTCCTGTAAAGCACGCTTGACACATCCTGCGGTCAGCCCGGTCAGCCTGTCAAGCAGCCTTTACAGATGGAAACCGCCATTACGCTATCCCTTGCCCGAGCCCAGCCCTGCAAGACCGCATCCACAACGAAAAAGGCGCGAACGAAAGCGTCGCGCCTTTATGCGGATCAAAACCAGATGCGAGCCGGACAGGCCGGCTCGGCAGCAGGGGCGACTGCAGCACAGCCGCCAAGGCCTCATTTGCTGCTGACGTACTTCTCGCGGCGGATCTGCGGCATCGTCAGCCCCGCTTCCTTCAGCGCTTCCACGCAGGTGTCGACCATGTCCGGGTTGCCGCACAGGTAGGCGATATCGCGGGCCGGGTCCGGCGCGATCTCCGCCAGCTGCTGCTGCACATAGCCCTTGCGGACATCCGGGTGCGGGTTTTCCGGCAGCTCGCGCGACAGGCAGGGCATGTAGCGGAAACCAGGGTTGGCCGCGGCAAACGCGTAGAAATCGTCGCTGTAGAGCAGCTCTTCCGGCGACCGCGCGCCCTGCAGCAGCACCACCTCCACGCCACGCTCGACCATCGCCGCATGCAGCTGCGGCAACATCGAGCGGTACGGGGTGACGCCGGTGCCGGTGGCGATCAGCACATAGCGGGCATTGTGGTCGCCCGGCTGCAGGCAGAACCGGCCGAACGGACCGCTGCCGCTGACGTGGTCGCCCAGGTCCATGCCTTCGAACAAGGCCGTGGCAGCACCGCCCGGGACGAAGCTCACCGCGATTTCCACCGCCTCGCCCGGGCCCAGGGCGCGGTCATGGATGGTGGCCAGGGAGTAGCTGCGCTTGGTCGGGGTACCGTCGGCGTAGTCGAAGTGAATCTGAATGAACTGGCCGGGCAGGAAATCCAGCGGCTGACCGTCATCGCGGACGAACTGGTAGTGGCCGATGCTGGGCGCCAGCATGTAGCGGCCGACCAGCTTGAGGGGGAATTGGATTGGCACAGGAGGGGAACAGTGTGTAACCGGGCATGGACCACGGGGCCTTCTATAATACCGGCCTGCACTTATCCGACGCCTGTACTCGGCGCGAAGGCCAACGATTGGACTCCCGTACCCCTCCCAGCGCAGCCGCGCTGCGCATCACCGACCTGCGCAAGACCTATGACAACGGCGTCCAGGCCCTGAAGGGCGTGTCGCTGGAAGTCGCCCCGGGCGACTTTTTCGCCCTGCTCGGCCCCAACGGTGCCGGCAAGTCGACCTTGATCGGCATCGTTTCTTCACTGGTGAATCTGAGCGAAGGCCAGGTACAGGTGTTCGGCAGCGACCTGGTTACCGAACGCAGCGCGACCATGCGCCTGATCGGGCTGGTGCCGCAGGAGATCAACTTCAACCTGTTTGAGAAGCCCTTCGACATCCTGGTCAACTACGCCGGGTTCTACGGTATTCCGCGTGCCGAGGCCGAGGTCCGCGCCGAGGAGGAACTCAAACGCGCGCACCTGTGGAACAAGGCGCAGATGATGAGCCGTACCCTGTCCGGCGGCATGAAGCGCCGGCTGATGATCGCCCGCGCGATGATGACCCGGCCGCGCCTGCTGATCCTCGATGAACCCACCGCAGGCGTGGACATCGAGATCCGCCGCGACATGTGGAAGACGCTGCAGGAGATCAACGCCGCCGGCACCACCATCATCCTCACCACGCACTACCTGGAAGAAGCCGAGCAGCTGTGCCGCAACCTGGCCATCATCAACCACGGCCGCATCGTCGAGCAGGGGCCGATGCGTGACCTGCTGGCAAAGCTCGACGTGGAAGGCTTCATATTCGACATCGACGGTGCGCTGCCCGCGCAGCTGCCGCATATCGAAGGCGCCACCCTGATCGCCACCGACGCGCACACCCTGGACATGGACATGCCGCGCGCGATGGACCTGAACCGTGTATTCGACGCCCTGGGTGCCGCCGGCATCCGCGTGCGTTCGATGCGTACCAAGAGCAACCGCCTGGAGGAGCTGTTCGTGCGCCTCACCGGCAACCTGGAGAACAGCGCCGCATGAGTACCCCCGTTCCCGTGACCGACAGCAGCCGCAACTGGGTGGCGCTGGGCACCATCG from Stenotrophomonas nitritireducens includes these protein-coding regions:
- a CDS encoding ABC transporter permease; this translates as MSQTGYFRAIFTVMRKELRDFARDRRTFLLTLLTAPLLYPLLFLGMNKLTNLRAETQLEKDLSIPVMGIARAPNLVAFLASRGINATEATADYEALIRSQREDLALVIDENFAADWQAGKPAKVEIVADTTRRTGDVQIARVRSVLGAYGQSVGALRLLARGVNPAVAAPLNVGTRDLATAEAKRGIFLSVVLPLVLMLFAFIGGSHLAMDTTAGERERQSLEPLLATPAARGALVSGKMLAAVVLGLASMLLILISFKISASIGSGAARSLDVSFAAMGKLLVILLPLVLIGTALLTCLSASAKSMKEAQSHMVWLMLLPMLPGYALMAYPLKDTQLWQYAVPFLSQNQMLVKVTRGEMPSATQWAVYLAASALLAVLLWAVAVWRYRQERLAISG
- a CDS encoding ABC transporter ATP-binding protein; this encodes MDSRTPPSAAALRITDLRKTYDNGVQALKGVSLEVAPGDFFALLGPNGAGKSTLIGIVSSLVNLSEGQVQVFGSDLVTERSATMRLIGLVPQEINFNLFEKPFDILVNYAGFYGIPRAEAEVRAEEELKRAHLWNKAQMMSRTLSGGMKRRLMIARAMMTRPRLLILDEPTAGVDIEIRRDMWKTLQEINAAGTTIILTTHYLEEAEQLCRNLAIINHGRIVEQGPMRDLLAKLDVEGFIFDIDGALPAQLPHIEGATLIATDAHTLDMDMPRAMDLNRVFDALGAAGIRVRSMRTKSNRLEELFVRLTGNLENSAA
- a CDS encoding helix-turn-helix transcriptional regulator, which codes for MDNRLRELREAKGWSQGELAERLEVSRQTINALETGKYDPSLPLAFRIARLYESRIEEIFFPDVT
- a CDS encoding ATP-binding cassette domain-containing protein, translated to MIVAERLRKTFPGKGKDKTPVIAVDDVGFTAHDGQITGLLGPNGAGKTTTLRMLYTLMTPESGRVLVDGVDAAVDPNAVRRSLGVLPDARGVYKRLTARENIDYFGELHGMSSAAIVERTARLAKALQMEDFLDRATEGFSQGQRTKTAIARALIHDPRNVILDEPTNGLDVMTTRGLRGFLKELREEGRCVIFSSHIMQEVAALCDRIVIVAQGRVVAQGTPEELREQAHENNLEDAFVKLIGSEEGLHA
- a CDS encoding alpha/beta hydrolase, which encodes MSRKTQTILALAVIAGIVGYRLVRSTDTPAPAAAQAAAASAVTGKPQTLGSLHFQPCSLSTDGGGDSLEAQCTTLEVPEDRANPQGRKIALNIAWLAPEKESDLQPDPVFFLAGGPGQAAVATYPQVDPAFAEVRKHRNVILVDQRGTGKSNLLACDTPDDADFSTAAMQAAAQNCATQLSQKADLRFYTTTDAVADLEAVRQAIGAPQINLVGVSYGTRVAQQYAMRHPQATRSIVLDSVVPNSLQLGNIFARNLDDALALQFAQCTKTASCKDKLGDPRAELDALLAKLRAQPVTVQYRDAGTGEQQQGELRAETVAGLVRMYAYMPAAGALLPKLIHEANGGRYDNLMALTQMLQGEMKDAMAMGMQLSVVCSEDNESMVANSADADTVLGNQMAESMSAMCASWPKGTAPADFHTPLSGKVPALVLEGEFDPVTPPRYGEEVVKHLANARLFVLRGQGHNVIGAGCMPKLFAQFIEKTDPKALDGACLEKLNYVPPFTSFNGWEP
- a CDS encoding ferredoxin--NADP reductase translates to MPIQFPLKLVGRYMLAPSIGHYQFVRDDGQPLDFLPGQFIQIHFDYADGTPTKRSYSLATIHDRALGPGEAVEIAVSFVPGGAATALFEGMDLGDHVSGSGPFGRFCLQPGDHNARYVLIATGTGVTPYRSMLPQLHAAMVERGVEVVLLQGARSPEELLYSDDFYAFAAANPGFRYMPCLSRELPENPHPDVRKGYVQQQLAEIAPDPARDIAYLCGNPDMVDTCVEALKEAGLTMPQIRREKYVSSK